Proteins encoded in a region of the Nonomuraea helvata genome:
- the mpaP gene encoding daptide biosynthesis intramembrane metalloprotease, producing the protein MVEVTDTVLRREPDLAVPARPRLAEGVQVHAPSAEGALWIIERPGSYMRVGADLAKLAGALDGVRDHGQLLSYLGAQWTGESLAYALGQLKRAELLDDGLRKKRRIRWVTYVPPLTVQVTLLRPHRLLTACAPLLAALARRGWGVVAAMLALGGLAGLVLMSGTLIDTLSGPLAMPVYAGVAVATYAVIVLHEFAHAAVLTYYGGRPNRMGFMLLYLLPAFFCDVSDGWRLAERGQRVRVALAGAATQFVAAGSASLAALFTPGSDLRTGLLVFSALNYGSGLLNLLPFIKLDGYLALMSHLDIPDLRKRAMIDARRHTAGLLFGGRYERELPQLRWAVPYGLACQLFPIYLVGGLALSLWGDLLLSFGVVGTVALLVVVGLLIGRLCHGYLVRLREARQAGAPAWRAVLVTLAVVGGAAALLALVQVPYSVAGGYRYHAGRADLVLTTDPGPDVLKTGATVQLLRNGVVFKERVGTATIAGTHAREISVPVSVLLPVRTDLELPGTVSGYPLEMTTAPPDSQGVARIEAGRRPLGVWLYRTYVSAAW; encoded by the coding sequence ATGGTTGAGGTTACGGACACCGTGCTACGAAGAGAGCCGGACCTCGCCGTCCCCGCCAGACCCAGGCTCGCCGAGGGCGTCCAGGTGCACGCGCCGTCGGCCGAGGGCGCGCTGTGGATCATTGAGCGACCCGGTTCGTACATGAGAGTGGGAGCGGACCTCGCCAAGCTCGCGGGCGCACTCGACGGCGTCCGCGACCACGGGCAGCTCCTGTCCTACCTGGGCGCACAGTGGACCGGCGAGTCGCTGGCCTACGCGCTCGGTCAGCTCAAGCGGGCCGAGCTCCTCGACGACGGGCTGCGCAAGAAGCGTCGCATCCGGTGGGTGACCTACGTCCCACCGCTGACCGTGCAGGTCACGCTCCTGCGCCCGCATCGCCTGCTCACCGCCTGCGCGCCGCTGTTGGCCGCGCTGGCCAGGCGCGGCTGGGGGGTTGTCGCGGCGATGCTGGCGCTCGGCGGTCTGGCCGGGCTGGTGCTCATGAGCGGGACGCTGATCGACACGCTGAGCGGCCCCCTTGCGATGCCGGTGTACGCGGGCGTGGCGGTCGCCACCTACGCCGTCATCGTGCTGCACGAGTTCGCCCACGCGGCGGTGCTCACCTATTACGGCGGGCGGCCGAACCGTATGGGGTTCATGCTGCTCTACCTGCTGCCCGCGTTCTTCTGCGACGTCTCGGACGGCTGGCGGCTGGCCGAGCGCGGGCAGCGCGTCAGGGTGGCGCTGGCAGGCGCCGCCACCCAGTTCGTGGCCGCCGGGTCGGCGTCGCTGGCCGCGCTGTTCACGCCGGGTTCGGACCTGCGGACCGGCCTGCTGGTCTTCTCCGCGCTCAACTACGGCAGCGGGCTGCTCAACCTGCTGCCCTTCATCAAGCTTGACGGCTACCTGGCGCTCATGAGCCACCTGGACATCCCCGACCTGCGCAAGCGAGCGATGATCGACGCCCGCCGCCACACCGCCGGGCTGCTGTTCGGCGGGCGGTACGAGCGGGAGCTGCCGCAGCTGCGGTGGGCGGTGCCGTACGGGCTGGCCTGCCAGCTCTTCCCCATCTACCTCGTCGGCGGGCTGGCGCTCTCGCTCTGGGGCGACCTGCTGCTGAGCTTCGGCGTCGTCGGGACCGTCGCGCTGCTCGTCGTCGTCGGCCTGCTCATCGGCCGCCTCTGCCACGGCTATCTGGTGCGCCTGCGTGAGGCGAGACAAGCGGGCGCGCCGGCATGGCGGGCCGTCCTCGTCACGCTGGCCGTCGTCGGCGGAGCAGCCGCGCTGCTCGCGCTGGTCCAGGTTCCCTACTCGGTGGCCGGCGGCTACCGCTATCACGCGGGCAGGGCCGATCTCGTGCTCACCACCGACCCGGGTCCCGACGTGCTCAAGACGGGTGCGACCGTCCAGCTGCTGCGTAACGGGGTGGTGTTCAAGGAACGCGTCGGCACGGCCACGATCGCCGGGACCCACGCACGTGAGATATCCGTGCCGGTCTCGGTCCTGCTGCCGGTCCGCACCGACCTCGAGCTGCCCGGCACCGTCTCCGGCTACCCGCTCGAGATGACGACGGCGCCGCCGGACAGCCAGGGCGTGGCCCGGATCGAGGCGGGCCGCCGGCCGCTCGGCGTCTGGCTCTACCGCACTTATGTCTCCGCCGCCTGGTGA
- the mpaC gene encoding daptide-type RiPP biosynthesis dehydogenase, translated as MTHVLYGAEGLAPWLAGSGPASGETTLLVDAAVARNPITERVRRQIGRARRQERLIELHGPGDADSVRELAARLTGTGLILAVGGGSLLDQAKLASLLCGDEDARRRLIVRQRSGLLLLPPHTKRSVPLFAVPTTLGTGAEVSTVACLAHPEGKRLVTGAGLRPDLAVLDPVATATLPAELVSEGVLETLFRLTSGYLGDHEDRPTEDALVETLAARVAEEGYAVARAHAAGGRVDDALLLEIAKLSGLAHNEFMHFGRPSFVNKGWLIANELSTGLGARKMAAVAVIMPELWRRVAGGDRRLGSARRLARLWTRIRAAAPAGLPADPGQGIAALIDAWGVDRSLRADGATLDLIAGRIVRSWGTGLPMLGALTRDDIDDFLTRAVSATAPHDFPCHTGAGDHHMRKEVCK; from the coding sequence ATGACACACGTCCTGTACGGCGCCGAGGGCCTCGCACCCTGGCTGGCCGGGAGCGGGCCCGCGAGCGGGGAGACGACCCTGCTCGTGGACGCCGCCGTGGCCCGGAACCCGATCACCGAGCGCGTCCGCCGTCAGATCGGGAGGGCACGACGCCAGGAGAGGCTCATCGAGCTGCACGGCCCCGGCGACGCGGACAGCGTACGTGAGCTGGCGGCCCGCCTGACCGGCACGGGACTGATCCTGGCCGTCGGCGGCGGCTCACTGCTCGACCAGGCCAAACTGGCGTCGCTGCTCTGCGGTGACGAGGACGCCCGGCGCCGCCTCATAGTCCGCCAGCGCAGCGGGCTGCTGCTTCTGCCGCCGCACACCAAGCGGTCCGTACCGCTGTTCGCGGTGCCGACGACGCTCGGCACCGGGGCGGAGGTCAGCACGGTCGCGTGCCTGGCCCACCCGGAGGGCAAACGACTGGTCACCGGCGCCGGCCTCCGTCCTGACCTGGCCGTGCTCGATCCGGTGGCGACCGCGACGCTTCCCGCGGAGCTGGTCTCCGAAGGCGTGCTGGAGACGCTCTTCCGGCTCACCAGCGGCTACCTCGGCGACCACGAGGACCGGCCGACGGAGGACGCTCTGGTGGAGACGCTGGCCGCGCGCGTGGCCGAGGAGGGTTACGCGGTGGCCCGTGCCCACGCGGCGGGCGGGCGGGTGGACGACGCGCTGCTGTTGGAGATCGCCAAGCTCAGCGGCCTCGCCCACAACGAGTTCATGCACTTCGGCAGGCCTTCCTTCGTCAACAAGGGCTGGCTGATCGCCAACGAGCTGTCCACCGGGCTCGGCGCGAGAAAGATGGCCGCGGTCGCCGTGATCATGCCGGAGCTGTGGCGGCGCGTCGCCGGGGGCGACCGCCGCCTGGGCTCGGCCCGGCGGCTGGCCAGGCTGTGGACCCGGATACGCGCGGCGGCCCCAGCCGGCCTCCCCGCCGACCCTGGGCAGGGCATCGCCGCCCTCATCGACGCATGGGGCGTGGACAGATCGCTCCGCGCGGACGGGGCCACGCTCGATCTGATCGCCGGCCGCATCGTCCGTTCCTGGGGCACGGGGCTGCCCATGCTCGGCGCTCTCACCAGGGACGACATCGACGACTTCCTGACACGCGCGGTCTCCGCCACCGCGCCTCACGACTTCCCTTGCCACACGGGCGCGGGAGATCACCACATGAGAAAGGAGGTGTGCAAATGA
- a CDS encoding daptide-type RiPP, with the protein METMTDLPLELGMQELESMEAPFWGTFFGVATGVSVVTIVGSLVSYGVSAVVTVIST; encoded by the coding sequence ATGGAAACGATGACAGACCTACCCCTTGAACTGGGCATGCAAGAGCTCGAATCGATGGAGGCACCCTTCTGGGGAACCTTCTTCGGCGTCGCCACCGGTGTCTCAGTGGTGACCATTGTCGGATCGCTGGTCAGTTACGGCGTCAGCGCTGTCGTGACCGTTATCAGCACCTGA
- a CDS encoding daptide-type RiPP produces the protein MSTTTAEALDLFPLELGMQELEPMDAPGFWSGFKIGVTISGVALSFGGAVFGGTVALATASIIST, from the coding sequence ATGAGCACAACGACAGCCGAAGCCCTCGACCTGTTCCCCCTGGAGCTTGGGATGCAGGAGCTGGAGCCGATGGATGCCCCCGGCTTCTGGTCCGGGTTCAAGATCGGCGTCACCATCTCGGGCGTCGCCCTCAGCTTCGGAGGCGCCGTTTTCGGCGGCACGGTGGCCCTCGCCACCGCGTCGATCATCTCGACGTGA
- the lanKC gene encoding class III lanthionine synthetase LanKC: protein MEFMRYMEHSPPGVPFYDVVDRGADHEFALTRQSPPPGWQRTENSEWAIYRAPAENLLKQGWKIHASATPENAEKILETVWDYCVPRQFSFKFLKSPRVLAARNGKYGERGSAGKFITVYPADDQQLEQILHELGPLLDGESGPYILSDLRWRSGPLYVRYGAFVERTVKGENGETVYCIEDPDGRLVPDVRGPSFRPPAWATLPACLEEAVADRNKGTLRDFPFRATKAFHFSNGGGVYYATDTRTGEAVVMKEARPLAGLDQQGRDAVARLEQEHWAMRKLEGLPWIPKVIDYRIGHEHYFLVREHVDGQPLAKEIDRRNPLMREHRAAGDFAAYAAWATKIIATVEEAVEAMHGRGVVFGDLHPANILIRPDDTIAFIDLEAATEASENATQPMAAPGFVAPPSYRGTAIDRYCLACLKIAFFLPMTPLLPWGTDKGDRLLKAITDHFPLPDGFAEQVRADLGPDAHWAPLVGLTAAPQPLSWPEAGPGAWPELRAGLAGGILAAATPERADRLYPGDISQFLGPYGGVNFAHGAAGVLWALRQADAEVPEEHLRWFADHARALKEAPPGFYDGWSGIAYALHELGLPDEARGHLDRVHGLKPEQAPVGGLYSGLPGVGLTLLHFAAETGAEELHEQAGTLAEWLIDHPLPPRGPVLPGLMHGGAGIALFLLRLYETSPDPLLLQHAEAALRRDLKVAGVGGPTPPMEAPWRAPVLAAGGAGLALVADLLVGHHPDPELIELRDELRRRVDNHVVTGAGLFNGRAGVVLTLANLTGAVRARHLNDLAWHAVARDGHIAFVGEQALRLSADLATGAAGVLFALRCALDDDRASLPFLRPRNL from the coding sequence ATGGAGTTCATGCGATACATGGAGCACTCCCCGCCGGGTGTGCCTTTCTACGATGTCGTCGACCGGGGCGCCGACCACGAGTTCGCGCTCACCCGGCAGTCCCCGCCGCCGGGCTGGCAGCGCACCGAGAACTCCGAATGGGCCATTTACCGGGCGCCCGCGGAGAACCTCCTGAAACAGGGCTGGAAAATCCACGCGTCGGCCACGCCGGAGAACGCGGAGAAGATCCTGGAGACGGTGTGGGACTATTGCGTGCCGCGGCAGTTCAGTTTCAAGTTCCTGAAGTCCCCGAGAGTGCTCGCCGCCAGGAACGGCAAATATGGTGAACGCGGCAGCGCGGGTAAGTTCATCACCGTCTATCCCGCCGACGACCAGCAGCTCGAACAGATCCTGCACGAACTCGGCCCATTGCTGGACGGCGAATCCGGGCCGTACATCCTGAGCGACCTGCGCTGGCGCTCCGGACCGCTCTACGTCCGCTACGGCGCGTTCGTCGAGCGCACCGTCAAAGGCGAGAACGGCGAGACCGTGTACTGCATCGAGGACCCGGACGGCCGGCTCGTGCCCGACGTCAGGGGACCGTCGTTCCGCCCTCCGGCGTGGGCGACCCTGCCTGCCTGCCTGGAGGAGGCGGTGGCGGACCGGAACAAGGGGACGCTGCGCGACTTCCCCTTCCGCGCCACCAAGGCCTTCCACTTCTCCAACGGCGGCGGCGTCTACTACGCCACCGACACCAGGACGGGCGAGGCCGTCGTGATGAAGGAGGCCAGGCCGCTGGCGGGGCTCGACCAGCAGGGCCGCGACGCGGTCGCCCGGCTGGAGCAGGAGCACTGGGCGATGCGGAAGCTGGAAGGGCTCCCGTGGATCCCCAAGGTCATCGACTACCGCATCGGTCACGAGCACTACTTCCTGGTCCGCGAACACGTGGACGGCCAGCCGCTGGCCAAGGAGATCGACCGCCGCAATCCGCTGATGCGCGAGCACCGGGCCGCCGGGGACTTCGCCGCCTACGCCGCATGGGCCACGAAGATCATCGCAACGGTCGAGGAGGCCGTCGAGGCCATGCACGGGCGTGGCGTGGTCTTCGGCGACCTGCATCCCGCGAACATCCTGATCCGTCCCGACGACACGATCGCCTTCATCGACCTGGAAGCCGCGACGGAGGCGAGCGAGAACGCCACGCAGCCGATGGCCGCGCCCGGTTTCGTCGCCCCGCCCTCTTACCGGGGCACCGCCATCGATCGCTACTGCCTCGCCTGCCTGAAGATCGCGTTCTTCCTGCCGATGACCCCGTTGCTGCCCTGGGGCACCGACAAGGGCGACCGCCTGCTCAAGGCCATCACCGATCACTTCCCGCTGCCCGACGGCTTCGCCGAGCAGGTACGCGCCGATCTGGGCCCCGACGCCCACTGGGCGCCCCTGGTGGGCCTGACCGCCGCACCGCAGCCACTGAGCTGGCCGGAGGCCGGCCCCGGCGCCTGGCCTGAGCTCCGCGCGGGCCTCGCGGGCGGCATCCTGGCCGCGGCCACCCCCGAACGCGCCGACCGCCTCTACCCCGGCGACATCAGCCAGTTCCTCGGGCCCTACGGCGGGGTCAACTTCGCCCACGGCGCGGCGGGCGTCCTGTGGGCGCTGCGTCAGGCCGACGCGGAGGTCCCGGAGGAGCACCTGCGGTGGTTCGCCGACCACGCGCGCGCTCTCAAGGAGGCGCCGCCCGGCTTCTACGACGGCTGGTCCGGCATCGCCTACGCGCTGCACGAACTGGGACTGCCCGACGAGGCCCGGGGACACCTCGACCGGGTGCACGGGCTGAAGCCGGAGCAGGCACCCGTCGGCGGGCTGTACTCCGGGCTGCCGGGAGTGGGCCTGACGCTGCTGCACTTCGCCGCGGAGACCGGAGCCGAGGAGCTTCACGAGCAGGCAGGGACGCTGGCCGAGTGGCTGATCGACCACCCGCTCCCTCCGCGGGGCCCGGTCCTGCCCGGCCTGATGCACGGTGGCGCGGGCATCGCGCTGTTCCTGCTCCGCCTGTACGAGACCAGCCCCGATCCCCTGCTGCTCCAGCACGCCGAGGCCGCGCTGCGCCGTGACCTGAAGGTGGCGGGCGTGGGCGGGCCGACGCCGCCGATGGAGGCGCCGTGGCGCGCGCCGGTGCTCGCCGCCGGTGGCGCGGGCCTGGCCCTGGTGGCGGACCTGCTGGTCGGGCACCATCCCGATCCGGAGCTGATCGAGCTACGCGACGAACTGCGCCGCAGGGTCGACAACCACGTCGTGACGGGCGCCGGGCTGTTCAACGGCCGGGCGGGCGTCGTGCTGACCCTCGCGAACCTGACCGGGGCCGTACGCGCGCGCCACCTGAACGACCTGGCCTGGCACGCCGTGGCACGTGACGGCCACATCGCGTTCGTCGGCGAGCAGGCGCTGCGGCTGTCAGCCGACCTGGCCACCGGCGCCGCCGGCGTGCTCTTCGCGCTCCGCTGCGCGCTCGACGACGACCGCGCGAGCCTTCCCTTCTTGCGCCCACGAAACCTGTAA